The sequence TCGGGAATCGGCCGCGCGACGGCCGAGGCGTTCCTCGAGGACGAGTGGCTCGTCGTCGCGACGGCTCGCGATCCGTCGGACATCGAGGAGCTCGCCGCGGCCGGCTGCGAGACGCTCGCACTCGACGTTACTGACCCCGAACAGGTCGCCCGCGCGGTCGAGACGACCGTCGACATCGGCGGTGCGATCGACTGCGTCGTCAACAACGCCGGCTACGCCCAGATGGGGCCGCTCGAGGACGTCTCCACGGCGGACCTCCACCGGCAGTTCGACGTCAACGTCTACGGTCCCCATCGACTTACCCGCGCGGCAGTCCCGCACATGCGCGCTCAGGGCGAGGGCCTGATCGTCAACGTCTCGAGCGTCGCCGGACGACTCTCCCTGCCCGGCTACGGCGCGTACTCGGGGTCGAAACACGCACTCGAGGCGATGAGCGACTCACTCCGGGCCGAACTCGAGGAGTTCGGCGTCGACGTCGTCCTGGTCGAACCGGGTCCAGTGGCGACGAACTTCACCGAGCGCGTCAGCGAGGAACTTCCCGATTCGGAGCAAACGCCGGCTTACGAGCACCTCTACGAACTGATCGACGACATGAAACTCCTCGGCGGTGGTTCTGATGGGCCGTTCGCCTCGGAACCCGAGGAGGTGGCCAGGGCGATTCTCGAGGCTGCGAGTCACCCGGAACCCCCGACTCGCTACCCGGTTGGGCCGCTGGCACAGTTCGGTAGCTACGCTCGATTCCTCCCGGATCAACTGCGCGACGCCGGGTTCGCACTGCTGCGTCGTCTGGCCTGACTCCGCTGGGACCGCTCTTCGACGCGAGTTCCGTTCTCGTCGGTTCCTGCTGTCTACCTGCCTCAGTTGTTCGATGCTGTGGAGCCGTCGTCGGCGAGAACGAGTTTTCCGCCCGTGCACTGCCTGATTCGGCCGGCACGCTGGAGTTCGAGACACTGTCGCTCGACCGTCACGGGATGGGCCTCGAGTCGAGCGGCAACTTCGGGAACGGTCGTGGGACCGACGTCGGCGAGAATCTCGAGGAGTCGTCGGTGCCGGGAGAAATCGGGCGGTTCTGGCGTCGACATCTCTTCTACGAGCGACCATCCGCGGGGAATCCAAGAAGGAGGCGTCCGATTCTCGGACGATGGGAATCGGTCACTATCGCTCGTCAGTCGCTCAGCTCTCGAACGCCTCGAGGAATTCCGTGGGGAGGGTCGTGGGGTCGATT is a genomic window of Natrarchaeobaculum aegyptiacum containing:
- a CDS encoding SDR family oxidoreductase, translated to MTTDEDVDDAAEDSDGSTVDDATRDEASTTGEESGSAVEQASGSGSDPDTETDSTVDPDAEPAADSEGESTPDPVDDTATARNVARESDVSEEVVDEADATTETTATGQSDRYVRKKTVLITGCSSGIGRATAEAFLEDEWLVVATARDPSDIEELAAAGCETLALDVTDPEQVARAVETTVDIGGAIDCVVNNAGYAQMGPLEDVSTADLHRQFDVNVYGPHRLTRAAVPHMRAQGEGLIVNVSSVAGRLSLPGYGAYSGSKHALEAMSDSLRAELEEFGVDVVLVEPGPVATNFTERVSEELPDSEQTPAYEHLYELIDDMKLLGGGSDGPFASEPEEVARAILEAASHPEPPTRYPVGPLAQFGSYARFLPDQLRDAGFALLRRLA